In one Bacillus thuringiensis genomic region, the following are encoded:
- the hisG gene encoding ATP phosphoribosyltransferase has translation MRNIQIALTKGRLEKHVIPLFEQIGIDCSELKNKGRKLVFQSKNTNVSFILVKAVDVATYVEHGVADIGIVGKDILMENEKDIYEMLDLGVGICKFCVASIPTYNPKSYRKKRIATKYPHITSTYFHDKGEDVEIIKIEGSVEIAPLLGLADAIVDIVETGKTLQENGLIVFEEMHFISARMIVNKAALKTKKDEIFSIINMMEQEILSGK, from the coding sequence ATGCGTAACATTCAAATTGCGTTAACGAAAGGAAGATTAGAAAAACATGTCATTCCACTTTTTGAGCAGATTGGAATTGATTGTTCCGAGCTCAAAAATAAAGGTCGGAAGCTTGTATTTCAAAGTAAAAATACAAATGTTTCATTTATTTTAGTAAAAGCGGTCGATGTTGCTACTTATGTAGAACATGGGGTAGCTGATATTGGCATCGTTGGAAAAGATATTTTAATGGAAAACGAGAAAGATATTTATGAAATGCTGGATTTAGGAGTGGGGATTTGTAAGTTTTGTGTTGCTTCTATTCCTACGTATAATCCGAAGAGTTACCGGAAGAAAAGAATCGCTACGAAATACCCACATATTACTTCTACTTATTTTCATGATAAGGGAGAGGATGTAGAAATTATTAAAATAGAAGGTTCTGTAGAAATTGCTCCTCTTCTTGGATTGGCAGATGCGATTGTAGATATTGTTGAAACAGGAAAAACATTACAAGAGAATGGACTTATTGTATTTGAGGAAATGCACTTTATATCGGCTCGGATGATCGTAAATAAGGCAGCCTTAAAAACTAAAAAAGACGAAATATTCAGTATTATAAATATGATGGAGCAAGAAATCTTATCAGGGAAATAG
- the hisD gene encoding histidinol dehydrogenase, whose amino-acid sequence MEIIYEDFKEALSKIKVLRENANIIEETVQRSVRKIIRNVREGKDEALSFYTKKFDGVEMKDFRVSEEEIQQASMFVENSFLEALKEAKKNIVSYHEKQKKYSIFDCESKGIIRGQLIRQLENVGVYVPGGTASYPSSVLMNVLPAKLAGVKKIVMVTPPSKGGINPHILAAANLAGVDEIYTIGGAQAIAALAYGTESIPKVDKIVGPGNLYVALAKREVYGIVNIDMIAGPSEIVVVADETGNAKYIAADLLSQAEHDERATAICITTNMELAKEVEKEVERQLETLPRSEIARESINRNGAIFIVPSLKEALKLSNEIAPEHLELHIKEPMNALDYVKHAGSIFLGPYAPEPLGDYLAGPNHVLPTSGTARFFSPLSVDDFVKKSSFISYTEEALKNVQHHIVELANKEGLHAHARAIQIRFEEEK is encoded by the coding sequence ATGGAAATCATTTATGAAGATTTTAAGGAGGCATTATCTAAAATAAAAGTGCTAAGAGAAAACGCTAATATAATAGAAGAAACTGTTCAAAGAAGTGTAAGAAAAATCATTAGAAATGTAAGGGAAGGGAAAGATGAGGCTTTATCTTTCTATACAAAAAAGTTTGATGGTGTAGAGATGAAAGATTTTCGTGTAAGTGAAGAAGAAATACAGCAAGCGAGTATGTTTGTAGAGAATTCATTTTTAGAAGCTTTAAAAGAGGCGAAGAAAAACATTGTTTCGTATCACGAAAAGCAAAAGAAGTACTCAATATTCGATTGTGAAAGTAAAGGCATAATTAGAGGGCAGCTCATTCGGCAGTTAGAAAATGTAGGTGTATATGTACCGGGTGGGACAGCCTCATATCCTTCTTCAGTATTAATGAATGTATTGCCGGCGAAACTCGCAGGTGTGAAAAAGATTGTAATGGTAACACCGCCGAGTAAAGGAGGAATTAATCCTCACATATTAGCTGCTGCAAATCTTGCGGGGGTAGATGAAATTTATACGATTGGTGGCGCGCAAGCAATTGCTGCTTTAGCATACGGGACGGAATCGATTCCGAAAGTGGATAAAATAGTTGGACCGGGAAATTTGTACGTCGCTCTAGCGAAACGAGAAGTATACGGAATAGTAAATATCGATATGATTGCTGGTCCATCAGAAATTGTAGTTGTCGCGGATGAAACAGGTAATGCAAAATATATCGCAGCGGATTTATTATCGCAAGCGGAGCATGATGAGAGAGCAACGGCGATTTGTATTACAACGAATATGGAACTAGCTAAAGAAGTAGAAAAAGAGGTAGAAAGACAGTTAGAAACGTTGCCAAGAAGTGAAATTGCACGTGAATCGATAAATAGAAATGGAGCCATCTTTATCGTTCCTTCTTTAAAGGAGGCACTAAAGTTATCAAATGAAATTGCTCCAGAACATTTAGAGTTACATATAAAAGAACCAATGAATGCTCTAGATTATGTGAAACATGCAGGCTCTATTTTCCTTGGGCCATATGCACCTGAACCGCTCGGGGATTATTTGGCGGGACCGAATCATGTATTACCAACGAGCGGAACGGCAAGATTTTTTTCTCCGTTATCAGTCGATGATTTCGTGAAAAAATCAAGTTTTATTTCTTATACAGAGGAAGCATTAAAAAATGTACAGCATCATATTGTAGAGCTTGCAAATAAAGAAGGGTTACATGCACATGCGAGAGCAATCCAAATAAGGTTTGAGGAGGAAAAATAA
- the hisB gene encoding imidazoleglycerol-phosphate dehydratase HisB, translated as MRQSSQVRETTETKIKLNLQLDESTSVSIQTGVGFFDHMLTLFARHGRFGLQVEAEGDVFVDAHHTVEDVGIVLGNCLKGALQNKEGINRYGSAYVPMDESLGFVAIDISGRSYCVFQGELTNPKLGDFDTELTEEFFRAVAHAANITLHARVLYGSNTHHKIEALFKAFGRALREAVEKNANITGVNSTKGML; from the coding sequence ATGCGTCAGTCCAGTCAAGTACGTGAGACGACAGAAACAAAAATTAAATTAAATTTGCAGCTTGATGAAAGTACGAGTGTATCTATTCAAACGGGGGTTGGTTTTTTCGATCATATGCTGACTTTATTTGCTAGACATGGAAGATTTGGATTGCAAGTTGAAGCAGAAGGTGATGTATTTGTCGATGCACATCACACCGTTGAAGATGTTGGAATTGTACTCGGAAATTGCTTGAAAGGAGCATTGCAAAACAAAGAGGGAATTAATCGTTACGGTTCTGCGTATGTACCGATGGATGAATCTTTAGGATTTGTCGCAATTGATATAAGTGGACGCTCATATTGTGTATTTCAAGGGGAATTAACAAATCCGAAGCTCGGGGATTTTGATACAGAATTGACGGAAGAATTTTTTAGAGCAGTCGCACATGCTGCCAATATTACATTACATGCGCGCGTTCTATACGGAAGTAATACACATCACAAAATTGAAGCATTATTTAAAGCTTTTGGTAGAGCGCTTAGAGAAGCGGTCGAAAAAAATGCCAACATTACTGGTGTAAATTCAACGAAAGGGATGTTGTAA
- the hisH gene encoding imidazole glycerol phosphate synthase subunit HisH gives MIAIIDYGMGNIRSVEQALKYIGAEYIVTSDKEEILRSDGVILPGVGAFPKAMDVLEERDLVCVLKEVCDIGKPLLGICLGMQLLFERSEELKDCSGLGLLPGEIRKLKVSYKIPHMGWNELRKEREFSLWNGLVDGSFVYYVHSYYADCPDEIVCGVSDYGMQVPGFVAKGNVFGAQFHPEKSGEIGMQILKNFQGVVEAWKSSQLSI, from the coding sequence TTGATTGCCATTATAGATTATGGAATGGGGAATATTCGCAGTGTAGAGCAAGCATTAAAATATATTGGGGCAGAGTACATTGTAACGAGTGATAAAGAAGAGATATTGAGAAGCGATGGCGTGATTCTACCGGGAGTAGGTGCATTTCCGAAAGCGATGGATGTATTAGAAGAAAGAGATTTAGTGTGTGTACTAAAAGAAGTTTGTGACATAGGAAAACCACTCCTCGGTATATGTTTGGGCATGCAACTTTTATTTGAACGAAGTGAGGAACTAAAAGATTGTAGCGGGTTAGGTTTACTACCAGGTGAAATTCGTAAGTTAAAAGTTTCGTATAAAATTCCTCATATGGGATGGAATGAATTAAGGAAGGAAAGAGAATTTTCGCTTTGGAATGGATTAGTGGATGGTTCTTTCGTGTATTATGTTCACTCATATTACGCGGATTGTCCAGATGAAATTGTATGCGGAGTAAGTGATTATGGAATGCAAGTACCAGGGTTTGTCGCGAAAGGAAATGTATTTGGTGCACAGTTTCATCCAGAAAAAAGTGGCGAAATTGGCATGCAAATATTAAAAAATTTTCAAGGAGTGGTAGAAGCATGGAAATCTTCCCAGCTATCGATTTAA
- the hisA gene encoding 1-(5-phosphoribosyl)-5-[(5-phosphoribosylamino)methylideneamino]imidazole-4-carboxamide isomerase — protein MEIFPAIDLKEGRCVRLYQGEFSKETVMNEDPVAQAIIFEKLGAEILHIVDLDGAIAGESLNLPVIEKICKAVRIPVQVGGGIRSLKAVEKLLSAGVEKVILGTAALYNKSFLEEAVRLYKEKIIVGIDAKNGFVATRGWLDLSEISYVSLAKQMESLGVQTIVFTDISKDGTLAGPNFEQLAILQKSVGIRLIASGGVASIQDVKKLNDMNIYGVIIGKALYEKTIDLEEVLQVTKLC, from the coding sequence ATGGAAATCTTCCCAGCTATCGATTTAAAAGAAGGGCGATGCGTTAGACTTTATCAAGGAGAGTTTAGTAAAGAAACGGTGATGAATGAAGATCCGGTAGCGCAGGCGATCATATTTGAAAAGCTTGGAGCGGAAATACTACACATTGTTGATTTAGATGGTGCAATTGCTGGCGAGTCGTTAAATTTGCCCGTCATTGAAAAAATCTGCAAGGCGGTACGTATTCCTGTGCAAGTGGGAGGAGGAATTCGTTCACTTAAAGCGGTGGAGAAGTTATTGTCAGCAGGTGTAGAAAAAGTGATTTTAGGAACAGCAGCTCTTTATAATAAGTCATTTTTAGAGGAAGCAGTTCGTCTATATAAAGAGAAAATCATTGTTGGAATTGATGCGAAAAATGGTTTCGTAGCAACGAGAGGTTGGCTTGATCTGTCTGAAATTTCTTACGTTAGTTTAGCGAAACAAATGGAAAGTTTAGGTGTTCAAACGATTGTGTTTACAGACATTTCGAAAGACGGAACGCTTGCAGGTCCAAATTTTGAACAATTAGCGATACTTCAAAAAAGTGTGGGCATTCGTCTCATCGCCTCTGGAGGAGTGGCATCTATTCAAGATGTGAAAAAGTTAAATGATATGAATATATATGGTGTCATAATTGGAAAGGCGCTTTACGAAAAAACGATTGATTTAGAAGAAGTGTTACAGGTAACGAAGTTATGTTAG
- the hisF gene encoding imidazoleglycerol phosphate synthase cyclase subunit, with protein sequence MLAKRIIPCLDVKEGRVVKGVNFIGLQDVGDPVEIAEAYNEAGADEIVFLDITATHEGRKTIIDVVEKTAAKVFIPLTVGGGISSVKDMYNLLRAGADKVSINSAAVRNPKLIEEGAEHFGSQCIVVAIDARKVAEGKWNVYVDGGRVDTGMDAIEWAKRVVKLGAGEILLTSMDADGTKSGYDLRLTEEISKSVSIPVIASGGCGHTDHIIEVFQKTTVDAALAASIFHYGEATVQSVKRKLRDANVEVRL encoded by the coding sequence ATGTTAGCGAAACGAATTATTCCATGTCTAGATGTGAAAGAAGGGAGAGTCGTAAAGGGTGTAAATTTTATAGGATTACAAGATGTCGGTGATCCGGTTGAAATAGCTGAAGCATATAACGAGGCAGGGGCAGATGAAATCGTATTTTTAGATATTACGGCGACTCATGAAGGAAGAAAAACGATTATAGATGTTGTAGAAAAAACAGCAGCTAAAGTATTTATTCCTCTTACGGTTGGCGGGGGGATTTCAAGTGTGAAAGATATGTACAATTTACTAAGAGCTGGAGCAGACAAAGTTTCAATAAACTCAGCGGCAGTGCGAAACCCGAAGTTAATAGAAGAAGGGGCAGAACACTTTGGATCACAATGTATTGTCGTGGCAATTGATGCTAGAAAAGTAGCAGAAGGTAAATGGAACGTATATGTCGACGGCGGAAGAGTTGACACAGGAATGGATGCCATAGAATGGGCGAAGCGTGTTGTTAAACTTGGAGCAGGTGAAATTTTGTTAACGAGTATGGATGCAGATGGAACGAAAAGCGGATATGACCTTCGTTTAACAGAAGAAATTTCAAAAAGTGTTTCCATTCCAGTCATCGCATCAGGGGGCTGTGGTCATACGGATCACATTATAGAAGTTTTTCAAAAGACAACAGTTGATGCAGCGTTAGCGGCATCCATCTTTCATTATGGTGAGGCGACAGTGCAGAGTGTAAAGCGAAAATTAAGAGATGCAAATGTTGAGGTGCGGTTATGA
- the hisI gene encoding phosphoribosyl-AMP cyclohydrolase: MKPNFSKGLIPAIVIEEGTKEVLMLAYMNEEAYEKTLETKRTWFYSRSRQSLWNKGETSGNVQYVQSLYLDCDQDSIVVNVKQVGPACHTGEKTCFHYQIL; this comes from the coding sequence ATGAAACCTAATTTTTCAAAAGGATTAATACCAGCAATTGTCATCGAAGAAGGTACGAAAGAAGTTTTAATGCTAGCTTATATGAATGAAGAAGCATATGAAAAAACGTTAGAGACGAAAAGAACATGGTTTTATTCTCGTTCGAGGCAGTCGTTATGGAATAAGGGGGAAACATCAGGGAATGTTCAATATGTGCAATCTTTATATTTAGATTGTGATCAAGATTCAATTGTTGTGAATGTGAAACAAGTAGGACCTGCTTGTCATACGGGAGAGAAGACATGTTTTCACTATCAAATTCTATAG
- the hisE gene encoding phosphoribosyl-ATP diphosphatase, giving the protein MENAFKLLYKTIEERKESPLPESYTNYLFSKGEDKILKKIGEECAEVIIACKNNDKEEVVKEMVDVFYHCFVLLAEKNITLEDVMREVKERNGKLSRVGDRREIDTL; this is encoded by the coding sequence ATGGAAAATGCCTTTAAGTTGCTGTATAAAACAATTGAAGAACGAAAGGAAAGCCCACTTCCTGAATCGTATACAAATTATTTATTTTCAAAAGGAGAAGATAAAATTTTAAAGAAAATTGGTGAAGAATGTGCTGAAGTAATTATCGCATGTAAAAATAATGATAAAGAAGAAGTAGTGAAAGAAATGGTTGATGTATTTTATCACTGTTTCGTTTTATTAGCTGAAAAAAATATTACATTGGAAGATGTCATGCGAGAGGTGAAAGAACGAAATGGAAAGCTTTCGAGAGTTGGGGATAGAAGGGAAATAGATACATTATAA
- a CDS encoding histidinol phosphate phosphatase domain-containing protein — protein sequence MKVDYHLHLEEGPYSIGWLAKINEALECYEPLQERHSIDWLMKTQERLQKRVKEGPFTTEWMDLYLEEAVRKGITEVGIVDHLYRFHEAKGYYEKYVDISDSKLGRIQKEWLDQVRVVSLYDFTKVIEEAKERWSKRGVTLKLGIEADYFIGCEGELKELLALGDFDYIIGSVHFLNGWGFDNPDTKEYFEKHDLRALYDMFFKTVESAIRTELFDIIAHLDNIKVFNYRLDENEQLSYYEEIACALVETNTATEINAGLYYRYPVREMCPSPLYLQVLAKYGVPITISSDAHYPNDLGNYVQENVQTLLAHGVTQVATFTKRARVMRSLEEEVTNSK from the coding sequence ATGAAAGTAGATTATCATCTTCACTTAGAAGAAGGACCGTATTCAATAGGATGGCTTGCTAAAATAAATGAAGCGCTGGAATGTTATGAACCGCTTCAAGAAAGGCATTCTATTGATTGGCTTATGAAAACACAAGAGCGTTTGCAAAAGCGTGTGAAGGAAGGGCCATTTACAACAGAATGGATGGACCTCTATTTAGAAGAAGCTGTGCGAAAAGGTATAACAGAAGTTGGGATTGTTGATCATTTATATCGTTTTCATGAAGCGAAAGGATATTATGAAAAATATGTAGATATTAGTGATTCTAAGCTCGGTCGTATACAGAAGGAATGGTTAGATCAAGTAAGGGTAGTTTCACTGTATGATTTTACAAAGGTCATTGAAGAGGCGAAAGAACGATGGAGTAAAAGAGGTGTCACACTTAAACTTGGAATTGAAGCGGATTATTTTATTGGTTGTGAAGGAGAGTTAAAAGAATTATTAGCGCTAGGAGACTTTGATTATATAATTGGTTCCGTTCATTTTCTAAATGGCTGGGGATTCGATAATCCAGATACGAAAGAATATTTTGAGAAGCATGACCTACGCGCATTATATGATATGTTTTTTAAAACAGTTGAGAGTGCGATTCGTACTGAGTTATTTGATATTATCGCTCATCTTGATAATATAAAGGTATTTAATTATCGATTGGATGAGAATGAACAGCTTTCTTATTATGAGGAAATTGCCTGTGCGTTAGTAGAAACGAATACGGCAACAGAAATAAATGCAGGATTATACTATCGCTATCCTGTTCGTGAAATGTGCCCAAGTCCACTATATTTACAAGTATTAGCTAAGTATGGTGTTCCAATTACGATTTCTTCGGATGCCCATTATCCAAATGATTTAGGGAATTATGTACAAGAAAATGTACAAACATTACTAGCTCACGGTGTTACTCAGGTTGCAACATTTACGAAGCGAGCAAGAGTAATGAGGTCGCTTGAAGAAGAAGTAACAAATTCAAAATGA
- a CDS encoding YozQ family protein, whose product MAKQQNKQNVQGTQQQAYTSETNAASQSVIEEQISDTVAEGTIDVKLGKESQEKA is encoded by the coding sequence ATGGCGAAACAACAAAATAAACAAAATGTACAAGGTACACAGCAACAAGCTTATACTTCTGAAACGAATGCTGCATCTCAATCGGTTATTGAGGAGCAAATTAGCGATACGGTTGCAGAAGGAACTATTGATGTGAAGCTTGGAAAAGAATCGCAGGAAAAAGCGTAA
- a CDS encoding NAD(P)-dependent oxidoreductase produces MAKILVAGKIPEIGLELLKDHDVEMYDKEELISIDELTERVKDKDALLSLLSTKVPKEVIDAAPHLKIVANYGAGYDNIDYTYAGEKGIAVTNTPKVSTEATAELTFALLLAAARRIPEGDTLCRTTGFNGWAPLFFLGREVHGKTIGIIGLGEIGKAVAKRAKAFGMDVLYTGPNRKFEAESELGATYVTLEELLQTADFITINCAYNPKLHHMIDEEQFKMMKKTAYIVNASRGPIMNEAALAHALKTNEIEGAALDVFEFEPKITEELKELKNVVLAPHVGNATFETRDAMAEMAVRNILAILNGEEPVTPVNQKVLVTK; encoded by the coding sequence GTGGCAAAAATATTAGTAGCAGGAAAAATTCCGGAAATTGGATTAGAACTATTAAAAGATCATGATGTAGAAATGTACGATAAAGAGGAGTTAATTTCTATAGATGAATTAACAGAGCGTGTAAAAGATAAAGATGCATTGTTAAGTTTACTTTCGACAAAGGTGCCAAAAGAAGTTATTGATGCAGCACCTCATTTAAAGATTGTTGCAAACTATGGTGCTGGTTACGACAATATTGATTACACGTATGCGGGTGAAAAAGGAATTGCAGTTACGAATACACCGAAAGTATCAACGGAAGCGACTGCAGAATTAACATTTGCACTTCTTTTAGCAGCGGCGCGTAGAATTCCTGAAGGGGATACGTTATGTCGTACGACTGGATTTAACGGATGGGCACCGTTATTTTTCTTAGGACGAGAAGTCCATGGTAAGACAATCGGAATTATAGGTCTTGGAGAAATCGGGAAGGCTGTTGCAAAACGTGCGAAAGCATTTGGAATGGATGTTTTATATACAGGGCCAAATCGTAAGTTTGAAGCTGAAAGTGAACTGGGAGCAACGTATGTGACGTTGGAAGAATTATTACAAACAGCAGACTTTATTACAATTAACTGTGCTTATAATCCAAAATTACATCATATGATTGATGAAGAGCAGTTTAAAATGATGAAGAAAACAGCGTATATTGTAAATGCTTCACGTGGACCAATTATGAATGAAGCAGCACTTGCTCATGCATTAAAAACGAATGAAATTGAAGGAGCAGCTCTTGACGTGTTTGAATTTGAACCGAAAATTACAGAAGAGCTAAAAGAATTAAAGAATGTAGTACTTGCTCCACACGTAGGGAATGCAACATTTGAAACTCGTGATGCGATGGCTGAAATGGCTGTCAGAAATATTTTAGCTATATTAAACGGCGAAGAGCCAGTAACACCTGTAAATCAAAAGGTATTAGTTACAAAATAA
- the pssA gene encoding CDP-diacylglycerol--serine O-phosphatidyltransferase codes for MYRAAIPNLFTLGNLYSGFLSIGYASLGYYKSAAILVLIGMMLDSLDGRVARLLRVDSQMGKELDSLADVVTFGAAPAVLMYYTSFSNYGIIGLYIAGLFPLFGAYRLARFNVTPSSTSMKYFTGVPITAAGGLVAFLTLFSHTIPKIVLITVFVTFAFLMVSRIRIPSLKDVPIPRYSIIITLFLVGIIITMYQTGFGNFSVFLFIAIPLYILYMLSQFIRQRPSKKANKEK; via the coding sequence TTGTATAGAGCAGCTATTCCAAACTTATTTACGCTCGGAAATTTATATAGCGGATTTTTATCAATCGGCTATGCATCTTTAGGATATTATAAATCAGCTGCTATTTTAGTACTTATCGGGATGATGTTAGATAGTCTTGATGGTCGTGTTGCTCGTTTATTACGTGTTGATTCACAAATGGGAAAAGAGCTCGACTCGCTTGCAGATGTCGTAACATTTGGTGCAGCACCAGCTGTTTTAATGTATTACACATCTTTCTCAAACTACGGAATCATCGGATTATACATAGCGGGATTATTCCCTCTTTTCGGAGCATATCGTTTAGCACGATTTAATGTAACACCATCTTCTACTTCAATGAAATATTTCACTGGAGTACCGATTACAGCAGCGGGAGGGCTTGTTGCTTTCTTAACATTATTTTCACATACCATTCCAAAAATCGTTCTTATTACCGTATTTGTAACGTTCGCATTTTTAATGGTGAGCCGCATTCGTATCCCAAGTTTAAAAGATGTACCAATTCCACGATATAGCATCATTATTACACTATTTTTAGTTGGAATCATTATTACAATGTATCAAACAGGATTTGGAAATTTTTCTGTTTTCTTATTCATTGCCATTCCACTATATATTTTGTACATGTTATCTCAATTCATTAGACAAAGACCGTCTAAAAAAGCGAATAAAGAAAAATAA
- a CDS encoding LTA synthase family protein, giving the protein MLQHLFPKLRFALVAVVLLWIKTYIVYKLAFDIKIDNFFEEFMLFINPLAALLLFFGLALLASKHRNRIIIGISFILSFILFGNAMFYGFYNDFVTFPVLFQTNNMADLGTSIKELFTYKTLLLFADAIILMFISRKFPSFGDKTPLSRSEKRTFFSGVTALLALQIVVSVIYKPQMFSRSFDRQTVVKNLGLYTYHLFDITLQSKSSAERVFASGDGFSEIKNYTDSKDKQVDKNLFGAAKGKNVILISMESTQSFVINKKINGKEITPFLNEFIKDSFYFDNFYHQTGQGKTSDAEFIVENSLYPLDRGSVFFTHATNEYTATPEQLKKYGYSSAVFHSNDKTFWNRDVMYPALGYDRYFNLNDYAGTEQMSVGWGLKDKEFFEQSIPKLKSLPQPFYTKFITLTNHFPFLLNPEDQYVDEFNSESGVVNRYFPTVRYTDEALKLFIKQLKEEGLYDNSVIVIYGDHYGISENHNAAIAQFLGKDTITPFDSMQLQRVPLIIHVPGQEGKVVSKVSGQIDIKPTLFHLLGIKTNKSVEFGTDLFIKEKDPLMVMRDGSFVSEEYVYTKNMCYKRSTGEEADMALCQPYIEKAKTELKLSDKLIYGDLLRFDPNNRYKTGTMTTKFE; this is encoded by the coding sequence ATGCTACAACATCTGTTTCCAAAACTGCGATTTGCACTCGTTGCAGTCGTTTTACTATGGATTAAAACATATATTGTGTACAAGCTAGCATTTGATATTAAAATTGATAATTTCTTTGAAGAATTCATGCTTTTTATCAATCCACTAGCTGCGTTACTTTTATTTTTCGGCTTAGCTTTACTTGCATCTAAGCACCGAAACCGAATTATAATTGGAATCAGTTTTATACTGTCATTTATTTTATTTGGAAACGCAATGTTTTATGGGTTCTATAACGATTTCGTTACTTTCCCGGTTTTATTCCAAACAAACAATATGGCTGATTTAGGGACAAGTATAAAAGAACTCTTTACGTACAAAACATTACTTTTATTTGCAGATGCAATTATTTTAATGTTTATTTCGCGTAAATTCCCATCATTTGGCGACAAAACACCACTTTCCCGCTCAGAGAAGCGAACTTTCTTTAGCGGTGTAACAGCTTTATTAGCACTACAAATTGTTGTATCAGTTATTTATAAACCACAAATGTTCTCACGCTCATTTGACCGTCAAACTGTCGTGAAGAATTTAGGTTTATACACATATCATCTATTTGATATTACGCTTCAATCCAAGTCTTCAGCTGAGCGTGTATTTGCAAGTGGGGATGGGTTTTCTGAAATTAAAAACTATACAGACTCAAAAGACAAACAAGTTGATAAAAACTTATTTGGAGCTGCAAAAGGTAAAAATGTAATTTTAATTTCAATGGAATCTACACAAAGCTTTGTTATTAATAAAAAAATAAATGGAAAAGAAATTACACCATTTTTAAATGAATTTATTAAGGATAGTTTCTATTTCGATAACTTCTATCATCAAACTGGACAAGGTAAAACTTCTGATGCTGAATTTATCGTTGAAAACTCACTTTATCCGCTAGATCGTGGTTCTGTATTCTTTACTCATGCAACAAATGAATACACAGCGACACCAGAACAATTAAAGAAATACGGATATTCTTCTGCTGTCTTCCATTCAAATGATAAAACGTTTTGGAATCGGGATGTAATGTATCCTGCGCTTGGATATGATCGTTACTTTAATTTAAATGATTACGCAGGAACGGAGCAAATGTCTGTCGGTTGGGGATTAAAAGATAAAGAGTTCTTTGAACAATCTATTCCAAAGTTAAAATCTTTACCACAACCGTTCTATACAAAATTTATTACATTAACAAATCATTTTCCGTTTCTTCTAAATCCGGAAGATCAATATGTTGATGAATTCAACTCGGAAAGTGGTGTTGTAAACCGCTACTTCCCAACTGTTCGTTACACAGATGAAGCTCTTAAATTATTTATTAAACAATTAAAAGAAGAAGGATTGTATGATAATTCCGTTATTGTCATCTATGGTGATCATTACGGTATTTCCGAAAACCATAACGCAGCTATTGCACAGTTCCTAGGAAAAGATACTATTACACCATTCGATTCTATGCAATTACAACGAGTCCCTCTTATTATTCATGTGCCTGGCCAAGAAGGAAAAGTTGTTTCTAAAGTATCCGGTCAAATTGATATTAAGCCAACGCTCTTTCATTTACTTGGTATTAAAACAAATAAATCCGTTGAATTTGGAACTGACTTATTTATTAAAGAGAAAGATCCGCTTATGGTAATGCGTGATGGTAGCTTTGTTTCTGAAGAGTATGTTTATACAAAAAATATGTGCTACAAAAGAAGTACAGGTGAAGAAGCTGACATGGCGCTATGTCAGCCGTATATTGAAAAAGCAAAAACAGAATTAAAACTCTCCGATAAATTAATTTATGGAGATTTGTTACGCTTCGATCCTAATAATCGATATAAAACCGGAACGATGACAACGAAATTTGAATAG